The Coffea eugenioides isolate CCC68of chromosome 8, Ceug_1.0, whole genome shotgun sequence genome has a segment encoding these proteins:
- the LOC113780311 gene encoding uncharacterized protein LOC113780311, with protein sequence MNHVFQKQLRKFVLVFFDDILVYSSSLQEHLKHVVEVLNILREQQLYAKRSKCAFAQTQVEYLGHIITAEGVKADPRKIEGMMKWPKLENVKQLRGFLGLTGYYRRFVKGYGSIGRPLTALLKKDTFQWGTEAEESFQKLKGAMCDTPVLACLTSPNPL encoded by the coding sequence ATGAACCATGTATTCCAAAAACAGCTGAGGAAATTTGTACTGGTATTCTTTGATGACATCTTGGTATACAGCTCAAGTCTACAGGAGCATTTGAAACATGTTGTAGAAGTTCTAAACATCCTCAGAGAACAACAACTGTATGCCAAGAGGAGCAAATGTGCCTTTGCTCAGACACAGGTGGAGTATCTGGGGCACATCATAACAGCTGAAGGAGTGAAAGCTGACcctaggaagattgaaggtatgATGAAGTGGCCCAAACTAGAAAATGTAAAACAGCTAAGAGGATTCCTTGGCTTGACTGGGTACTATAGGAGATTTGTTAAGGGATATGGCAGTATAGGTAGGCCATTGACTGCACTGTTGAAGAAGGACACCTTCCAATGGGGGACAGAAGCTGAAGAATCATTTCAGAAACTCAAGGGAGCCATGTGTGACACACCTGTCCTGGCCTGCCTGACTTCACCCAACCCTTTGTAA